The sequence CTGCGCAGCCGCTTGAGCTGGAGGGCGTCCAGCGCCTCCCGCGGAAGGGTTTCGAACTCGTCGTTCCAGATCATCGATCTCCTCCCTTTTCCCCGTATGTTCTCGATCCGTCCGGCAGCAGCTCCCTCCCCGCGCGGAACGCGCGGAGGTTCACTTCCACGATCCGCTCCGGCAGGCTTTCCCGAAGCGCCTCCTCGTACGCGTTCTCCGGCAGCGGCAGGAAGCGTGACGCGGCGCCGACCATCACCATGTTCACCGCCCGGATCTCCCGCAGCGCCAGCGCGGATGCCAAAGCGTCCACCACGTAGAGCCGCTCCGTCACCGCCGCGAGCCGGGTCTCCGCGTCCGCCGGGTACGGCTCCCGCCCCGTGGCCACCGACGGCGGGTAGATCTCCTGGGCGTTCACCACCAGGACCCCGCCGGGGCGCAGGTAGTGCGCGAAGCGCAATGCCTCGATCTTCTCGAAGGCGATCAGCAGGTCCGCCCGGCCGGGCTCGATCAGCGGGGAGAACACCTTCGGCCCGTAGCGCAGATGGGTCGTCACCGCACCGCCCCGCTGCGCCATCCCGTGGACGTCGCTCTTCTTGACGTCGTACCCCGAGCGGAGGAACGCCTCGCCGAGGACCTCGGAGGCCAGCAGCGTCCCCTGCCCCCCCACGCCCGCCAGAAAGACGTCTCCGCGCGAGGCCGTCATGCCTGTTTCTTCCGGATCGCGTCGAACTTGCACAGCGGGGGGCACTGGTTGCATCCGTCGCACAGCAGCGGGTTGATCCGGGCCAGCTCCCCCGCCCACTCGATGGCGGGGCAACCCAGGCGCGAGCACGCCTTGCACCCCGTGCAAAGTTCGGATACCACCTCGTAGACCGGCCGCCGCCGCTTCTTGTGCTCCGGCAGCAGGACGCACGGCGCCTTCGTGATGACCACCGACGGCTCCGGGCGGGCGACCTCGCGCCGCAGGACCGCCTCGGTCGCCTCCATGTCGTGCGGGTCCACCGTGTAGACGTGCTCCACCCCCAGCGCCCGGCACAGCGCTTCGAGGTCGAGCCGGCGGGTCGCCGCCCCGCGCAGCGTCTTCCCCGTGGACGGGTTCTCCTGCGCGCCGGTCATCGCCGTCGTCCCGTTGTCGAGCAGAAGCACCGTCCCGCATCCCTGGTTGTAGACGATGTTCATCAGCCCCGTCAGTCCGGAATGGAGGAACGTGGAGTCGCCGATGACCGCCACGACCTTCCCCGCCCCCTCGTCGCCCAGCCCCTTCTCGAAGCCGTGGGCGCTGCCGACGGACGCGCCCATGCAGACGCAGCTGTCCATCGTCTCGAGCGGGGGGAGCGCGGCGAGGGTGTAGCAGCCGATGTCGCCCGTCACGGCGACCTTCAGCTTCTTCAGGGCGAAGAACAGGCCGCGGTGCGGGCAGCCGGGGCACAGGTTCGGCGGCCGGGGCGGAACCGCCTCCGGCGCGCGCAGCGGGGTCTCCTCTCCCGAGATCGCCTTCCGCACGATGCGCGGGTCGAGCTCCCCGACGAACGGGACCGGCCCCTTGCCTTCGACCGCGAGCCCCAGCGCCCGGACGTGCGTCTCGATGTGCGGGTCGAGCTCCTCCACCACCGCCAGCCGCGACACCCCCGCGGCGAAATCACGGATCAGGCGCTCGGGAAGGGGATACGCCATCCCGAGCTTGAGGACGGACGCCTCGGGGAACGCCTCCTTCACGTACTGGTAGGAAACCCCCGCCGTGACGATCCCCAGCGACCGGTCGCCCCACTCGACCCGGTTCCCCTCGAAGGTCTCCGCGAACTCCCTTAAGGATCGGACCCGCTCCTCCACCACGACGTGGCGGCGCTTCGCGTGCTGCGGCAGCATCACCCACTTGGCGGGATCGCGCACGAACCCCGGCGCGAACGGCGCTCCGGACGGCTCCTCCAGACAGACGACACCCTTGGCGTGGGAGATCCGCGTGGTGGAGCGCAGGAACACCGGCGTGTCGAAACGCTCGGAAAGCTCGAAGGCGAGCCGGGTGTACTCCTTCGCCTCGGCGGAATCGGACGGCTCGAGCATGGGGATCTTGGCCGCCACGGCGTAGTGGCGGTTGTCCTGCTCGTTCTGGGAGGAGTGCAGCTCCGGGTCGTCGGCGGTGACGATGACGAGCCCGCCGCGGACCCCGGTGTAGGAGGCGGTGAAGATCGGGTCGGCCGCGACGTTGACCCCGACGTGCTTCATCGCCGCGAAAGCGCGCACACCCGCCATGGACGCCCCGATGGCGACCTCGACGGAGACCTTCTCGTTGGGGGCCCACTCCGCGCAGATCCCCTCGTATTTGGCGATCTCCTCG comes from Thermodesulfobacteriota bacterium and encodes:
- a CDS encoding indolepyruvate oxidoreductase subunit beta; its protein translation is MTASRGDVFLAGVGGQGTLLASEVLGEAFLRSGYDVKKSDVHGMAQRGGAVTTHLRYGPKVFSPLIEPGRADLLIAFEKIEALRFAHYLRPGGVLVVNAQEIYPPSVATGREPYPADAETRLAAVTERLYVVDALASALALREIRAVNMVMVGAASRFLPLPENAYEEALRESLPERIVEVNLRAFRAGRELLPDGSRTYGEKGGDR
- the iorA gene encoding indolepyruvate ferredoxin oxidoreductase subunit alpha translates to MSVPARKENHRLLSGNEAIARGAFEAGVRLASAYPGTPSTEILEEIAKYEGICAEWAPNEKVSVEVAIGASMAGVRAFAAMKHVGVNVAADPIFTASYTGVRGGLVIVTADDPELHSSQNEQDNRHYAVAAKIPMLEPSDSAEAKEYTRLAFELSERFDTPVFLRSTTRISHAKGVVCLEEPSGAPFAPGFVRDPAKWVMLPQHAKRRHVVVEERVRSLREFAETFEGNRVEWGDRSLGIVTAGVSYQYVKEAFPEASVLKLGMAYPLPERLIRDFAAGVSRLAVVEELDPHIETHVRALGLAVEGKGPVPFVGELDPRIVRKAISGEETPLRAPEAVPPRPPNLCPGCPHRGLFFALKKLKVAVTGDIGCYTLAALPPLETMDSCVCMGASVGSAHGFEKGLGDEGAGKVVAVIGDSTFLHSGLTGLMNIVYNQGCGTVLLLDNGTTAMTGAQENPSTGKTLRGAATRRLDLEALCRALGVEHVYTVDPHDMEATEAVLRREVARPEPSVVITKAPCVLLPEHKKRRRPVYEVVSELCTGCKACSRLGCPAIEWAGELARINPLLCDGCNQCPPLCKFDAIRKKQA